The genomic DNA TTGATAgtgtgttttttgttttgtggGGATATTGAAAAgattttttttgggggggggggggggtaaaataggGTTGATATTTTCGCACTTCAATATGTATGTTTTCTTCATGGATTCGGACAAATTAGGAGCTGTCCTTTCTAATCTGATAGCCTTGACATAGCACTAGCAGATGTCAGTTTCTTGCATATGGGTTAGTAGTAGTTGCTAAGCAACACCAGATAATGTTTGGGGATGAACCTGTTCATTTTTCAGGTACACTTGTGTGAGAACCAACTTTAATGTGGTGAGCTTGGGCTTACTTATCATGGCTGAAAGCACATGACAGGAATTGGTGAAACTAATCTACAAACACTTGATACTTTACACCTTCTGTTTCAGGGGaaccttttataggtggggaagcTGTTCCTTATGATCCTAAATATCACGAGGAATGGGTGAGGAACAATGCCCGTGCCAATGAAAGATCTCGGCGCAGCGATAGGCCTCGCAACTTTGATAGGTCAAGGAACTTTGAGAGGAGAACGGAGAACATGCAGAACTTCCAAAACAGAGATGCACCTCCTGGGCAGCAGGGTTTCAACGGCCCTCCACCTGGCCAGAACCCGGGCAGCATGCCTCCACCTCCACCACCTAGTCAGAACTGTGGCAACGTGCCTCCACCATATACTCCAGGTGGTCCATCAAATTACCAGCCGCAAATGCAGAACCCACAGGCAGCATACACACCGGGTGGTGCACCCCAAATGCCGAACCCACAGACAGGGTACGCACCGGGCGGTGCACCCCAAATGCCAAACCCACAGACAGGGTACGCACCGGGCAGGCCCCCCCACATGCCGAACCAACAGGCGGGCTATGTCCCCAGTGGTGCTTCTAACTATCAGCAAGGTGGTCAAGCTGGCTACCAAGGTGGACCTGCTGGGCATCAGGGAGGTAACCAAGTTTACCCAAGAGGCAACTTGCCTGGCGGCCCTGGACCAGCACACCCAGGCAGCAGTCCTGGATATCAAGGTGCCAATGCACCCCCTCGTGAAGGTTATGGCTATCCTGGCGGCTACAACAGCAGTGCACCAGGTGGCTATAATCAGCAGTAAGGCTAAGGATGAGGCAACGTGAGCTACCAATGAGGTGCCACTGAGTCGCAAATGAACTGATTTTCCTGGGAAGCGTTGCCAGCATAATTCCGTAGAAGATACGATGTGCAGTAGTATACATCCAACTATTGTTATGGCATATTTTTTATCGATTCTCCCTGAAGTAACCTGAATATTCTGTGATGCTGAACTCTTAATGTGCAACAATGGTTCAGTTGTCCACATCTCAGCGTGCACATTCTGCAATTAGCTGTCTGTTTAATTGGTCCTTTGAGCTGTGCTATCTGTTTCCTCTGGTCATAATGTATTCCTAGACTTCTATGCTGCTGTTGTACGCAGGGAGTTAGTAATTGTTTATGCTTAATGACAAGATGGTTAAGGAGTACTTGAAGTTAAACTTTTGAAGTTTGATCATTTATATAGAAACATATATCAATATTTTCAACATCAGTTATACACACTGAAAAAATAGCGCTGCTAATAGCACGCTATAGTGTGTTGAGAATTGTCTCGCTAAATAAATCAATATACAATGCTATTTTAATAACATTGTTAATAGCATATTTTCAGGGCGGCGCTATTTTCTGTAGCGCCTTGTTTTTTTTTCCTTGGTTATATATGGTATGAAATATTTTTTTTGCTTAGTCTAATGAAACTAAATTGGTCTTGTAGGTGTTAGATATATTTTTCATTAAACTTGATGAAACTTAAAATGTTTGACTTAGGACAAATCTCAAATGTCAACTATTTTGGAACGGAAGGAGTAGTGATTTACTTAAGTATTAAAAACTAAAGTTTTGGTGACCCCTGAAAAGGGATGGTAGAATTACAATATTTTGGAACAGAGAGAGTAGTGACTTGAGTGTAAAAATGGTTTCGGCGACCCCTCAAAAAGGATGGTAGAATTACAGTATTTTGGAACAGAGAGTAGTGATTTACTTGAGTGTTAAAAAGGTTTTGGTGACCCCTCAAAGGGATGGTAGAATTACACAGATGGTAAGACTAAGATAGATCACACTGAATGAAATacctccccctccccccctcctccctgactgtggttggatggttagagggactgtggtatTCCAGCCCAtgagggttcaaatcctggtgcttgtatttattcttggatttatttcagaattttcgGCGATGCGCAtacagtgggaggagacgttcccgtcgacgacgaaggtgcctacggtgacttcgtaaatttcaagatgatatgccgactcaatctttcggaggtgctcataggggtagggtgtgcgtgtgtacGTTCATAGGGgcgagtgtatgcgcgtgtatatgagcgttTGTGTCTGTACTATGTTAAAAAAGAGAATCAAataccccctcccccccccccccccccccggctgGGAAAATGCTGGGGGCGCCTGGTCGTTAGGTCGCACCATCAAACCACGTAAAGTCGTCCCGTCCCTTTCCACCACTCGTGGGAGCCCGCCGCACCCACGCTAGTGGCACCGGCCCTCGGTATGGCCTTGTTGTAGCACCGCCGCTCGTCCTCGGGGCCGCCCTCGTGCTTGCATTGGAGGCTGCAGAGGTTGCCCCCTCTTCTCGCAGCCCCTTGTCCTTCCCTACTCCCAGCAATGGCCCTTTGTCGATTGCATCACTGCTGGGTGTTGTTCCTAGCGTGTGTCGGGCGTCATGCTGCATGCAGGTGCGCCCCCTGGTTTCTGCCATCGAGTGCCAGGTAACTTGCGTCCATTCTAGCTCTGTGTCGATCGCAACATCATGACGCTAGTTCCAGCACTACAACATGTCGGTCACAACATCGCCACATGCCGGTTCTAAAAAAAAATCATCTTGCTGATCACAACTTGTAGTCTTGCCAGTCCCAACAAATCATCACCCAAGTCGCAACCTTTTATTATCAGTTCCAATTTGTGGAAAACATGGTCGCAACCTTCGATTGCTGGTTGCAGCAAATGGTGGTCGGCGTTCCAGCATCACCGGGTGCCGGTTGTAGCACCACGACGTCCGACACGTCTTCTCCAACATCGATAGGAGCCCCGTCGCAGCTTTTGAGCACGCTGGTTCTAGTAAATGTTCACCCCGGTTGTAGCGATGACGTCAGCATGTTCCAACACATGGTCCCTGCATCCATCGTGTCTCCAGCATCGGGGCCATTTTTCTCCACCCAAGGTGGTTGCCAGTTGGAACACTATCGGCCATTATCTCCAATGCCATTTGGTGTCGGTCGCAGTAGCCTTGTTGAAGTGGCCCTTGAGCTCGAGCCCATGGAGGAGAGTGTGGTGTTGAGATGGAGGAGGGAGGTGCTCAGGCTGAGTTTTACAACAACCTATGTGCGGCGTTGTCAATGGGTGATCAGAACTACGTTGTTGCTCCTAGATTGTTTTACCAGGGGTTAAAACACTCCGATCACTCCACGCATGCGACAAAGGATTTTACGGTTCAAGCCACCATAGTGGTATAACACCCTATACTCATGCTCCAGTGTGTTTTTTCGgtattcttcctcctttagaaaTGTTGTCGTCGTCCCTTTTTTATACCCTCTTGCTCCTACAAAATGGGGGGGGGGGGCCACTGGCCCATACAGTGACGGAGGTTATTGTTGCGCTACAGTGACGTAGGTTATATTGGGCTCATTTACTTTAGTCCTTTTGCTCTGGCGTGACCGAGCTCGTGCCTAAGCTCCCCTATTATGGTATATACCACGACGTTGCCCCTGCCTATGTATGGGCTCCTCTAGTCCCATCCCTCCTTTTCCGCCGGGGAGTGCCCGATACAAGTAAATTGTAAGCCAGGGGCAATCCTTCGAGAAGGAGAGGGGGCGAGGACAGATCTCTCCGGGCACCTTTCCTTACCTTCGTAGGCTTGAACACTCTTCGGGGACACAGTGGCTTCTTGGGATGGTCCAAGAGGGAGGGGGCCTTCCTGATTCCATCAACAGTAGCCCTCGGCCCCACCGCTTCTGGGAAGACTTTTTCGAGGAAACGGTTTGTTGAGATGCAGGGGGTGGGACCCTATAGGAGGGAAGCCATCGTAAACACCTGTTGGTAGACACCAGCGGGTGGATATTGCCTAATGGTGTCCTAGATAGGGGAGTGCtaaccactgttggggaacacagtatttcaaaaaaaaatcctaagatcatgcaagatctatctaggagatgcatagcaatgagagggagagtgtgtctacataccctcgtagactgaaagcggaagcattatgacaacgcggttgatgtagtcttacgtcttcacgatccaaccaatcctagtaccgaagctacgacacctccgcgatctgcacacgttcagctcggtgacgtcccacgaactctagatccagctgaggttgagggagagtttcgtcagcatgacggcgtgatgacggtgatgatgaagttaccgacgcagtgcttcgcctaagcactacaacaatatgaccgaggtggaaatctgtgaaggggggcaccgcacacggctaaacaatcaacttgtgtgtctatggggtgccccccctcccccatatataaaggaggggaggagggggccggccgacCCTTCATGGTgtgccccaaggggggattcctactcctacccagtgttgtctgtttttttggaaatcctggggtacccgtgtgatcttcctatggatcgccacccaggctcaaagggaactgaaatgattcatgctagaaacttccgtgtgcagccacaagctattatgggctctagcatagttgagtaagttacgtgaagctcttgaagaggtagatcaacaggtagtgggttttggaggtttggtatggtctacccggagtaaagagttaataTTTCTGAAAaaccgtgtctcggtcatccgtttctcaaacaccatgtagtgcgagaaatccaacggaggcgatcgagtcttgtggggaaaagtgcgcaaacctctgcagagtgtattaaactaatcatggttagccgtgtccccaattatggacgttttgagtatctagtacatggattatcatgtgaatctcaacatgttactctaaattaattttgttgggttttttgataatgatgatgtttaattgggattaaggatgttgtcaaccattctcaatgtttaacaactacgaaggtagttaaataaatttattcctttgtagtagggaaaaattggcttttcgcaaaactataaacatagagctttccactagccaaatatgcatgtagtgatagcattattctgttcttgctctactgtgatactttgccagcatattccatgtgctgacccattttagggctgcaacgtattatgttgcagacttttcagacgaggagtaaggtttgttaggtcattgccgtgcagctcagctatgccgttggagttgatggactcactttatctttcaagccttccgctgttatcgcattagatggccttaagccatattattgtaataagttctctcttgagacttttcgatgtaataagtgtgtgattgctactctgttataaatcctcgagtactgtgtgtgtcagcattactgatccaggaaTGACAGTGAAGCACGGAGagttgaccatctgaggtcgggtcgctacattacAACTTtaggtgag from Triticum urartu cultivar G1812 unplaced genomic scaffold, Tu2.1 TuUngrouped_contig_8913, whole genome shotgun sequence includes the following:
- the LOC125532051 gene encoding multiple organellar RNA editing factor 8, chloroplastic/mitochondrial-like (The sequence of the model RefSeq protein was modified relative to this genomic sequence to represent the inferred CDS: added 602 bases not found in genome assembly); translated protein: MISSRLSLFRLVIIPYPSPRVFTPMAMASRAVLLSRLSPLPAATSRFLLRPLAAAASLLPAATSPVQAAARGAVRCFATQPATSSLRDSSPNWSNRPPKETILLDGCDFEHWLVVMEPPAGDAANPDITRDEIIDSYIKTLAQVVGSEQEARQKIYSVSTRHYFAFGALVSEELSYKLKELPKVRWVLPDSYLDVRNKDYGGEPFIGGEAVPYDPKYHEEWVRNNARANERSRRSDRPRNFDRSRNFERRTENMQNFQNRDAPPGQQGFNGPPPGQNPGSMPPPPPPSQNCGNVPPPYTPGGPSNYQPQMQNPQAAYTPGGAPQMPNPQTGYAPGGAPQMPNPQTGYAPGRPPHMPNQQAGYVPSGASNYQQGGQAGYQGGPAGHQGGNQVYPRGNLPGGPGPAHPGSSPGYQGANAPPREGYGYPGGYNSSAPGGYNQQ